One Vigna unguiculata cultivar IT97K-499-35 chromosome 7, ASM411807v1, whole genome shotgun sequence genomic region harbors:
- the LOC114190738 gene encoding uncharacterized protein LOC114190738 isoform X1, translating into MELESPNESNKISIRFQRLSMSFAAVVLLLLPTIGAVTAAPTAYEMLERFRFPEGLLPKGVTSYELDPSSGKFRADLNGSCSFSLEGSYQLNYQKTITGYISDGRLTELHGISVKVLFFWLNILHVVRVGDDLDFSVGVASASFSLDNFFVSPQCGCGLDCGDLRMRKLKLGKGNPSLSTV; encoded by the coding sequence ATGGAGCTAGAGTCCCCAAATGAATCAAACAAAATCTCAATCCGATTCCAAAGACTGAGCATGTCTTTCGCCGCCGTCGTCCTCCTCCTCTTGCCGACGATCGGCGCTGTTACCGCCGCACCGACGGCGTATGAGATGCTGGAGAGATTTCGCTTTCCGGAGGGCCTTCTCCCTAAAGGAGTGACCAGCTACGAACTGGACCCGTCCAGCGGTAAATTCCGCGCCGATCTGAACGGTTCGTGCAGTTTCTCCCTCGAAGGTTCGTACCAATTGAATTACCAGAAAACCATCACCGGCTACATATCCGACGGTAGGCTCACAGAACTGCACGGGATAAGTGTGAAGGTCCTCTTCTTCTGGCTCAACATTCTCCACGTCGTTCGCGTCGGCGACGACCTCGATTTCTCCGTCGGCGTCGCTTCCGCTTCATTTTCCCTTGATAACTTCTTCGTCTCCCCGCAGTGCGGTTGCGGCTTGGATTGCGGTGATCTTCGAATGAGGAAACTGAAACTGGGAAAAGGAAACCCCTCCCTTTCCACTGTGTag
- the LOC114190738 gene encoding keratin-associated protein 5-3-like isoform X2: MKELHRSGITFLMFVYERVVVECSSRADCRGSKDGNKGSLGLVITCGSYCGSCYRVCGGVCSGGYGACGGSCESYDGPYCGCCRGACSGAYSSTYYGVILMVSFAAQSQPQPNHVNVM; the protein is encoded by the exons ATGAAAGAACTGCATCGATCTG GGATCACGTTTCTAATGTTTGTGTATGAGAGGGTGGTCGTGGAATGCTCAAGCCGAGCCGATTGTAGAG GTTCCAAAGATGGGAATAAAGGCTCTTTAGGTTTGGTTATAACATGTGGAAGCTATTGTGGGTCCTGTTATAGAGTTTGTGGTGGAGTCTGTAGTGGAGGATATGGTGCTTGTGGTGGATCATGTGAGTCCTATGATGGACCCTATTGTGGATGTTGTAGGGGAGCTTGTAGTGGAGCCTATAGTTCAACATATTATGGTGTAATCTTGATGGTATCGTTTGCTGCTCAATCACAACCTCAGCCAAATCATGTTAATGTTATGTGA